CGCACGGATGCGGCGGCGGGAGGGCAGGCGCGTGACGTCCGTGCCGTTCACATGGATGGACCCGCCGTCCACGCCATAGACGCCGCTGACCAGATTGAAGACCGTGGTCTTGCCCGCGCCGTTGGGGCCGATCAGGGCCGTGGCGCGGCCCTTGGGCACGGTGAAGGACAGGTTGCGGATGGCTCGCACCCCGGCGAAGGACTTCTCGAGGCCGGAGAGGACGAGTGCCGGCGTGCTCATGCGGCGGCTCCCGGCTTGCGGCGGAACACGCGGAAGAGCGAAGCGGTGACCAGCCCCTGCGGACGCAGCGCCATGAAGATGATGATGAAGAAGGCGAAGAGCGCATAGCGCCACTGATCGGAGGCCCGCAGCACTTCCGGCACGAGGGTGAAGAAGATGGCGCCGGCGAGCGGCCCCCACACCGTCTGCACGCCGCCGAACAGCACATAGAGGACGGTGAAGACCGAGAGCAGCACGTTGAAGTGCTGGGCTTCGATGAAGCTGTAATGGTGCGCGTAGAAGGCGCCGCCGAAGCCGGCCACCGCCGCGCCGAGCGCGAAGGCGGAGACCTGGATGCCGCGCACCGAGATGCCCATGAGATCGGCCACCGTGGGATCGCTCTTCACGGCGGTGAGATAAAGGGCATAGCGGGTGCGCGAGAGCAGCAGCATGACGAGCACGACGCCCGCCGTGGCGGCGAACACCACGGGCGGAGCGGCATAGGTCGCCACCGGATAGCCGGCGGCGGCGCCCACCACGTCGAGATTGAGGAAGATCGCCGCGATCACCTGGCCCAGCGCGAAGGTGGCCAACGCCAGATAGATGCCATGGGTGCGCAGCACCGGGATGCCGATGATGAGCCCCACGAGGCCGGCCGCCGCGCTGCCAGCGGGAATGGCGGTCCAGAGCGACCAGCCGAGTTCATTGGTGAGATAGGCCGCCGCATAGGCGCCGATCGCCATGAAGCCGGCGATGCCGAGATTGAGCTGGCCGGCGGCGAGCGGCAGATACACCGCATAGGCCGCCATGATGTTGAAGGAGAGGACGACGAGGACGCCGGTGAGATAGCCGCTCATCACAGCTTCTCCCGCGCCGGCGGCCGGCCGAAGAGACCTTGCGGTCGCAGGATCAGGATGGCGAGCAGCAAGCCGTACACAGTGATGTTCACCACATCCGCACCGATGAGACTGATGGAAAGCACCTCGGCGAGGCCGATCAGCAGGCCACCGATGACCGCGCCCCAGATGGAGCCCATGCCGCCGATGATCATGGCGGCGACGCCCTTGAAGCCGATGCCCTCACCCATGAAGGGCGACACCTGCTGGTAATTGACCGCGAACAGCAGTCCGCCGAGCGCAGCCAGCAGCGCGCTGGCCACGAAGAGCTGCGGCACGAGGCTCTGGATGTTGATGCCCATGAGCAGCGCGGTCTCGCGGCTCTCCGCCACCGTGCGGATGCGGCGCCCGGTATTCGTGGTGCGCAGGAACCAGGAGAGCCAGGCCACCAGCGCCAGCGAGATGGCGAGCGACACCATCTGCGCGATGCCGACGACGAGGCCGCCGATGCGCAGGTTCATATCGGGGAACAAGGCAGGGAAGGCCTGTTGGTCCGACCCGTAGCGGATGAGGACGAGGTTCTCCAGCAGCACCAGGAAGCCGAGCGAGGAGACGAGCGGCACTTCCGGATCGCCACCTTGCATGCGGCGGTAGGCGAGGCGCTCCACCAGCAGGGACACGAAGGCGGCGATCAGCAGCGCGCCGCCCGCCGCTACCAGAAAGGGCCAGCCGAGCTTCAGGAAGCCGAAGGCCGCCATGCCGCCCAGCATGAACAGGCCAGGAAGCGAGAAGTTGAGAAAGTTCAGGACGCCGATGGCAAGGGTGAAGGCCACTGCCACGAGCATGTAGATGGCACCGAGCATCAGGCCGTTGATGATCTGCTGCGTCAGCATGGACGGCGCGGCCCCTCTCCGCGCGGCGGTCATCGCCGCCGCAGGAATGCAAGTAATTTAGGTAACAAGCAAAGCTAATTGTCGCGTCCGGTCAAGCTGAAATTTCAGGCGGATTTCAGCCTCCGGGACGGGCAGAGCCGTCTCCGCCTTGCGGGCATTGACGTTAGGGAGGGGGGAGTGGCGCGCTTTTAGGCCCGCGGTCCCAAGAGGGAGCGGGGGACACGCGGCAACGGTCGGTCCGAGGGGGCTGGAGCCTCCGGAGCTGGCGCGCTGGGGCGGGTGGTGATTCCGTGATGTGCGATGGATGCGCTTCAGCGGGCGTCAGGTGTCGGCCCGAAAACGAGACGAAGGGTGCCTCGCCGTGCGCGCCGCCGCTCGCCGAGCCTGCACCGTCACAAGAAATACGGATGCGGAGCGGCGCCGTCCGCACGACGGCGTCTGCGCTCCGCCACTTCACGTCGAGTACGAGAGGGGTGCGCTACAGATCCTGAGCGCGATGCAGCCCCTGCCAGTCCATCAGGCAGGCAGGGGCCGAGGGTCGTAACCCATTGGATCGCGCGCTCAATAAAGCGTCGAGCGCCGGCGGGTCGGTGAGGGCATCAAGGAAGTTCTGCGCCCAATGATCGATGGTGTTGGTGTTGAGCACGGTCATCATCCGCGCGTGGCGATCCCGGCGTTCCGCGAGCGGCATCTCCAGCGCACGGCGGAGCGCCGAGGCGACGCCTTCCACCTCGTGCGGGTTCACCATGAGCGCACCGCCGCCCATCTCGGCCGCCGCCCCGGCAAACTGCGAGAGCAGCAGCACGCCGGGGTCCTCCGGATCCTGCGCGGCTACGAATTCCTTGGCGACGAGGTTCATGCCGTCGCGCAGCGGCGTCACCATGGCCACGTCCGCTGCCCGGTAGAGGCCGGCGAGGGCTGAGCGGGAATAGGTCTTGTTCACATAGCGCAGCGGCGTCCACGAGACGTCGCCGAATTCGCCATTGATCTGTCCCGCCTTGGTGGAGACATAGCGGTCCATCTCCGCATATTCCGGCACGGAGGTCCGGCTCTTGGGCGTGATCTGCACGAAGGTCACGCGCTCGTGCCATTCCGGGGCGGTGCGCAGCAGCGTCTCGAAGGCTTCCAGGCGGTTCGGGATGCCCTTGGAATAATCGAGCCTGTCCACCCCCAGCACCATCTTCTTGCCGGTGAGGCTGGCACGGAAATCCTTCATGAAATTGGTGCGCATGGCGTGGCGGGCGCGGCGGGCGAAGCTCTCCGTCTCGATGGCGACGGGGAAGGCGCCGATGCGCACACGGCGGCCGGCGATCTCATAGGAGGTGCCGTCATTGCCGGGGCGTGCCCCGCGGCCTTCCAGATAGCGGCCGAAATTGTCCCTGTCGCTCTCGGTCTGGAAGCCGACGAGATCGTAATGCACCAGCGAGCCGACGATCTCGCCGTGTCGCGGCAGGGCCTGGATGAGGTCGGGCGGCGGCAGGGGGATGTGCAAAAAGAAGCCGATGCGGTTCTTGTGCCCGCGCTCCCGCAGATACCGGGCCAGCGGCATCATGTGATAGTCGTGGACCCAGATGATGTCGTCTTCCTCGATGATCTTGGAGACGTGCTCGGCGAAGTTTTTGTTGACCCGGATGTAGCCGGACAGGTCCGAGCGCACGAACTCCGCCAGATCCACGCGGTAATGCAGGATCGGCCACAGCACCCGGTTGGCGAAGCCGTTGTAATATTCCTGGTAGTCATCCTCCTTGAGGTCCACCACGGCATATTTCACGCCGTTCCGCATGGAAATCGCGGGCTGGTCGGAGGGCTGCTCGGTGATCTTGCCGCTCCAGCCGAACCAGATGCCCGAGCGCTCCTTGAGCGCCGCATTCACGGCGACGGCCAGTCCGCCGGCGGAGACCTTGCCTGCCTCGGGGACGGCAACGCGATTGGAGACGACGATCAAGCGCGACACGGGTCACTCCTCCGGCTGTTGGGCGACAAGGGTGGCGAGCAGGGCGCGCACGTCCTGCGCTTCGGGCAGCACCAGATCGGCGACGGGAAGGTTGCGGCCGACGGAGACGGCGATGCCGCCCATCTGCGAGACGGCAGCGAAGGCGGCCTCGTCCGTCACGTCGTCGCCGATGAAAACGGGGGTTCGCCCCGCAAAGCCCGGCGCCGCCATGAACTGGCGCACCGCCACGCCCTTGTCGCAGCCGGCGCGCTTCACCTCGAACACGAGCCGGCCCGGCAGCAGGGACAGGCCGGGATAATCAGTGACGATCTGCTCCAGCGCGATCTGGAGGTCGGGGCCGATCTGCGGGGCGAGGCGGTAATGAACCGCGATGCTGCTGCCCTTGTCCTCCATCAGCACGCCGTCGAGATCGCGCGCCAGACGGCTGATGCGCGTTCCGGTCTCCGCCGGCAGCGTGGCGCTCTGCTGGGCAACAGGCGCCTCGGGCGTGAGGCGGATCTCGCCGCCATGGACGCCGGCGGCCGCCAGTTTCAGGGGCGAGAAGAGGGCGTCGAGCCCGGCGACCGTGCGGCCGCTGACCAGGGCGAGCGCACCATCGGCGGCGGTCTTCAGGGTTCCGAGCGTGGTCAGGAGCCCGCTCGGCACGGTCACCGCATCGGGATGGATGGCGATGTCGATCAGTGTTCCGTCCACATCGAGGAAGAAGGCACAAGTGCGCGGGTCAAACAGACGCACCGCATCAGGTCGCGACGGACGGCCTTCTTCCTTCGGTACCGAAGTAACATGCATGAAAGCCTCGTGGGAATAAGCCTGTTCGGGTAACGTGACGCCTCCGCCAAGGTTCCCCCAAAACTTCTCCGCGCTTTCGCCACAGATGATCGAACGTCATGTCGAGCCGTGTGCTGCGGGGTGAGTCAGCCGATGCTGGCGCGCCCGTTTCATCTGAGTCATTTCAAGCTGAGCCGTCGCGGGAACCTCCGCCGTGCCGCCGCGTTTTTCCGGCGAGACACAAGGAGACTTCAGCCATGTTTGGACACGGATCCCACGCCAACGACATCTCCCGCCAGCTCGACGCCCTGAAGGCGGACGTCGTCCGCCTCGGCGAAGCTCTGGCCGAGGCTGCCGAGGATCGCTCCCGCGGCCCGCGCCGGCAGGCGGCCCGCTATGCCGGCCGGATGTTCGACGCCGCCGAGGATCAGGCGAGCTATCTGGCGTCCAATGGCCTGAGCATGGCCCGCGAGGGTGGACGTGCGGCCGCCGAGCATCTCGCGCGCACGGCCCACCGCGCCGAGCGTGTGGTGGCTGAGAACCCCGGGCGTGCGGTGGTTGCCGCTGCGGCGGTCGGCCTCACCGTGGGCGCGCTGCTGTTCGCCTTCTCCGGTTCCGACCGCCGCCGCTGAGGTTTGCGGGGACATCATCCGACGGCGTGGCGGTTACGCGCCGTCACAAAACGCACTTGATTGTGAAGTTGATGTCCCACAGCCCGGATGAAGCTTCGGAACGGCCATGCGCGTTGCGGTGTTTCATCCTCCGGCTGACTTATGGTTAGCTCGGGATCGGGTCATGTCACGATGGCGCTTCGCGGCGACCTGCGGGACGGGTATCCGAAGGGAGGTCAGGTCGGCGCATTGCGCGGGCCGATGTGATACGGGCAATGAGCAAGCCGGCCGCGCCGGGAACGCCGAAGGAGTAAAGTCATGAAGGGTGCTGTGATCGTCGTCGCTGCCGCGTTGGCCCTCGCCGGCTGCAGCCAGTATTCGGAATCGGATCGCGCCGTGGGCGGCGGTCTGCTGGGTGCCGGTGCCGGCGCCCTGATCGGTGGCGCGGCCACGGGCAATGCCACGGGCGCGCTCGTCGGCGGCGCTCTGGGTGCGGCGACGGGTGCAGTTGTGGGCGCGGCGACCACGCCGAACGCCTGCTGGGCGCGCGACGCCTACGGCAATGCCTATCAGGTGCGCTGCCCCTGATTCGACAGGGTCACTTCAAGGTTCGAGACGGGGCGCTTCGGCGCCCCGTCGTTTTTGTGAGCCTCGATGGCTCAGATCTGGGCCAGCAGGGCCTGGGCGGACGAGGCGTCGGCCTTCGAGGGCACGTCCTCGACGTTCAGCACCTTCACCACGCCGTCTTCCACCAGCATGGAATAGCGCTTCGAGCGCAGGCCGAGGCCCACCGCCGACCCGTCGAAGAACAGGTCGAGCGCCTTGGCGAAGTCGCCATTGCCATCGGAGAGGAAGAGCACCTTGCCGTCCGCGCCGGAGGCCTGCTCCCAGGCGCCCATGACGAAGGGGTCGTTCACGGACACCACGGCGATGGTGTCGATGTTCTTGGCCTTGATCTCCTCGGCGCGGGAGACGTAGCCCGGCAGGTGGTTCTTGTGGCAGGTGGGCGTGAAGGCGCCGGGCACCGCGAAGAGAACCACGCGCTTGCCCTTGAAGACCTCATCGGTGGTCTTCGGCACCGGGCCATCGGACGTGGACACGCGGAAGGTGACGTTGGGCAGGCTGTCGCCGACCTGAATGGGCATCTCGAACTCCGCTGGTTGGGCGGCCCCTTTGGAGCGTCGCCGATCTGGCGCCGTCCGGCCGTGCGCCGGAGGCGGGCCGGGCTTGGCCGGCGCAGCGGAGAATAGGTCGTTTTGACCGCAAGGAAAGCGCCAATCGGCGCCTCAGGCGCCGGGAATCGCTGTCGTGGTTTCGATGGCCTTCGCCCCGTCCACAAGCGTCAGCGTCAGCTTGTTGCCGGGCAGCCGCGCATCGGACGGAACGCCGAGCAGCGGCAGGGTGAAGCGCACTGTCTCGCCGGCGGCGGGCTGGCGTTCGGGAATGGGCAGGGCCCAGGTGTCATCCGGCCCCTCCACCAGGAGCACGGCCTCCGCAGAGGCCCGTGCCGTGATGATGAGGCGGGGCGGGGTCGTCCCGGCGTCCCGTTCCACCTTCAGCACTGCCGGCCCACTGCCGGCACCGAAGGGTGTTGCCACCGGAACTTCCGCCCGCGCTTCCGTGAGTGCGGGCGCTTCGGCCTCGGTACCGGGAAGCGGCACGCTGAGACGCGCATCCGCCGGGACGCACAGGGACTGGCAGACGGCGAAATCCAGTGCGAGGTCCAGTTCGGCCGGGTCGGCCGGGTTCTTCAGGCGCACCACGAGCGGCAGGAGCACGCGGCCCTTGTAGCCGATGGACGATCCGCCGGACCCGTCGGGAAAGACATGGGGCGCCGGCCACAGCACGGTGACGTCCGCGACATTCTTCGAGCCGCTCCAGTCGAAGCGCGGCGGCACGCCGCTGTCGCCCGGATAGCGCCAGTAGGTCTTCCAGCCCGGCGCCAGCACCATCTCCAGTCCGGCCTGGACCACCCCATCCTGCGCCGGGCCGGCGATGAGGCGGGTCTGGGCGTTTGGGTCCTGCACCGGCCGGCTCAGCGGCGCGGCCGCCGCCCGCTGCGCCAGCGGCACGGCGGCGGCGAGGGCGGCGGACTGGAGGAGGGCGCGGCGGCTGATCATCATGCCTCTGCGCTATCGCGGAGACCGGCGCATCGTAAAGGCCACGGTGCGCAAATTCCCGTGACGCCAATGACTGGAGGCGCTGGGAGCGAAGGCGCCGGGCGGCTCCGCGGCCGGGTAATCGCTCCGCACCTTGGTGTGAGCGTGCGCAGGGTCCGTTCCCAAACCCGGCGTTGCGAGGTACGCTGACCCGATGATGGCTGACCGCACGATTTCATCACCCCGCGGTCCGGGCGACTTCCTGGACGGGCAGATGCTCATCGCCATGCCCAGCATGCGCGATGAACGTTTCAACCGTGCGCTGGTTTACATCTGCGCCCATTCCGCCGAAGGCGCCATGGGCATCGTGGTGAACCAGCCGGCAACCCATATCGATTTCGGCGACCTGCTGGTGCAGCTGGACGTGGTGCCAGCCACCAAGCGCATCCAGCTCCCGCCGCGCGCGGAGCTGGTGAAGGTGCTGCGCGGCGGCCCGGTGGAGACCGGACGCGGCTTCGTGCTGCACTCGTCGGACTTCTTCCTCGAGAATGCCACGCTGCCGATCGACAACGGCATCTGC
The Azorhizobium caulinodans ORS 571 genome window above contains:
- a CDS encoding protein-disulfide reductase DsbD domain-containing protein — its product is MISRRALLQSAALAAAVPLAQRAAAAPLSRPVQDPNAQTRLIAGPAQDGVVQAGLEMVLAPGWKTYWRYPGDSGVPPRFDWSGSKNVADVTVLWPAPHVFPDGSGGSSIGYKGRVLLPLVVRLKNPADPAELDLALDFAVCQSLCVPADARLSVPLPGTEAEAPALTEARAEVPVATPFGAGSGPAVLKVERDAGTTPPRLIITARASAEAVLLVEGPDDTWALPIPERQPAAGETVRFTLPLLGVPSDARLPGNKLTLTLVDGAKAIETTTAIPGA
- a CDS encoding branched-chain amino acid ABC transporter permease; translated protein: MLTQQIINGLMLGAIYMLVAVAFTLAIGVLNFLNFSLPGLFMLGGMAAFGFLKLGWPFLVAAGGALLIAAFVSLLVERLAYRRMQGGDPEVPLVSSLGFLVLLENLVLIRYGSDQQAFPALFPDMNLRIGGLVVGIAQMVSLAISLALVAWLSWFLRTTNTGRRIRTVAESRETALLMGINIQSLVPQLFVASALLAALGGLLFAVNYQQVSPFMGEGIGFKGVAAMIIGGMGSIWGAVIGGLLIGLAEVLSISLIGADVVNITVYGLLLAILILRPQGLFGRPPAREKL
- the otsA gene encoding alpha,alpha-trehalose-phosphate synthase (UDP-forming) encodes the protein MSRLIVVSNRVAVPEAGKVSAGGLAVAVNAALKERSGIWFGWSGKITEQPSDQPAISMRNGVKYAVVDLKEDDYQEYYNGFANRVLWPILHYRVDLAEFVRSDLSGYIRVNKNFAEHVSKIIEEDDIIWVHDYHMMPLARYLRERGHKNRIGFFLHIPLPPPDLIQALPRHGEIVGSLVHYDLVGFQTESDRDNFGRYLEGRGARPGNDGTSYEIAGRRVRIGAFPVAIETESFARRARHAMRTNFMKDFRASLTGKKMVLGVDRLDYSKGIPNRLEAFETLLRTAPEWHERVTFVQITPKSRTSVPEYAEMDRYVSTKAGQINGEFGDVSWTPLRYVNKTYSRSALAGLYRAADVAMVTPLRDGMNLVAKEFVAAQDPEDPGVLLLSQFAGAAAEMGGGALMVNPHEVEGVASALRRALEMPLAERRDRHARMMTVLNTNTIDHWAQNFLDALTDPPALDALLSARSNGLRPSAPACLMDWQGLHRAQDL
- a CDS encoding peroxiredoxin encodes the protein MPIQVGDSLPNVTFRVSTSDGPVPKTTDEVFKGKRVVLFAVPGAFTPTCHKNHLPGYVSRAEEIKAKNIDTIAVVSVNDPFVMGAWEQASGADGKVLFLSDGNGDFAKALDLFFDGSAVGLGLRSKRYSMLVEDGVVKVLNVEDVPSKADASSAQALLAQI
- a CDS encoding branched-chain amino acid ABC transporter permease, which encodes MSGYLTGVLVVLSFNIMAAYAVYLPLAAGQLNLGIAGFMAIGAYAAAYLTNELGWSLWTAIPAGSAAAGLVGLIIGIPVLRTHGIYLALATFALGQVIAAIFLNLDVVGAAAGYPVATYAAPPVVFAATAGVVLVMLLLSRTRYALYLTAVKSDPTVADLMGISVRGIQVSAFALGAAVAGFGGAFYAHHYSFIEAQHFNVLLSVFTVLYVLFGGVQTVWGPLAGAIFFTLVPEVLRASDQWRYALFAFFIIIFMALRPQGLVTASLFRVFRRKPGAAA
- a CDS encoding YqgE/AlgH family protein; translated protein: MMADRTISSPRGPGDFLDGQMLIAMPSMRDERFNRALVYICAHSAEGAMGIVVNQPATHIDFGDLLVQLDVVPATKRIQLPPRAELVKVLRGGPVETGRGFVLHSSDFFLENATLPIDNGICLTASLDILKAIAGGQGPESAVLALGYAGWAPGQLETEIQANGWLHCPADPELIFGESVDAKYDLALRKLGVHPGMLSTDAGHA
- the otsB gene encoding trehalose-phosphatase; amino-acid sequence: MHVTSVPKEEGRPSRPDAVRLFDPRTCAFFLDVDGTLIDIAIHPDAVTVPSGLLTTLGTLKTAADGALALVSGRTVAGLDALFSPLKLAAAGVHGGEIRLTPEAPVAQQSATLPAETGTRISRLARDLDGVLMEDKGSSIAVHYRLAPQIGPDLQIALEQIVTDYPGLSLLPGRLVFEVKRAGCDKGVAVRQFMAAPGFAGRTPVFIGDDVTDEAAFAAVSQMGGIAVSVGRNLPVADLVLPEAQDVRALLATLVAQQPEE
- a CDS encoding glycine zipper domain-containing protein, producing MKGAVIVVAAALALAGCSQYSESDRAVGGGLLGAGAGALIGGAATGNATGALVGGALGAATGAVVGAATTPNACWARDAYGNAYQVRCP